The following proteins are encoded in a genomic region of Rissa tridactyla isolate bRisTri1 chromosome 5, bRisTri1.patW.cur.20221130, whole genome shotgun sequence:
- the SMIM19 gene encoding small integral membrane protein 19 isoform X1: protein MAAAAAAGGVGGGGGSAALGDSGAIDYSVHEAWNEATNVYLLVVLASLALLVYARRNKRRIMRIFTLPPAAETPPEPNFYDSMKKIRLRQQLEMYSIARKYEQQQQQPPKQTESVQLSVE from the exons atggcggccgcggcggcggccgggggggtaggcggcggcggcggctcggcggcgCTGGGCGACAGTGGTGCTATCGACTACTCGGTGCACGAAGCGTGGAACGAGGCCACCAACGTGTACCTGCTGGTGGTGCTGGCCAGCCTGGCCCTCCTCGTCTACGCCCGCCg GAACAAGAGGAGGATCATGCGCATCTTCACCCTGCCCCCGGCCGCCGAGACGCCGCCCGAGCCCAACTTCTACGACAGCATGAAGAAGATCCGCCTgcggcagcagctggagatgtACTCTATCG caaggAAGTatgaacaacagcagcagcagccaccaaaACAGACTGAAAGCGTACAGCTCTCAGTGGAGTGA